In Akkermansia muciniphila, one DNA window encodes the following:
- the rpmB gene encoding 50S ribosomal protein L28, with protein MSRICIIRGTMPHKGRRIHRSGLAKKKGGIGRHVTKTVNRTVFPNLQEKRIWVPELGQFVKMKISAKALRTINKNGAYNTLKKVGLL; from the coding sequence ATGTCCCGAATTTGCATCATCAGAGGTACCATGCCTCACAAAGGTCGTCGTATCCATCGCTCCGGTCTTGCCAAGAAAAAGGGCGGTATTGGTCGTCACGTCACTAAGACTGTCAATCGTACCGTTTTCCCCAACCTTCAGGAGAAGCGCATCTGGGTTCCTGAACTCGGTCAATTCGTGAAAATGAAGATTTCCGCCAAGGCCCTGCGTACGATCAACAAGAACGGTGCTTACAACACTCTTAAAAAGGTAGGTCTCCTGTAA
- a CDS encoding MDR family NADPH-dependent oxidoreductase, with protein sequence MSENHYAEFSECSMKPQEVLEYVSGSIPVPEEGEVLVRMKAAPINPADINFVQGVYGLKPVLPHSRAGLEGCGVVQESRAEGFREGDEVILLRGVGSWSEYVAVPSVNVMKLPVKVDPVQAAMLKVNPLTALRMLEGFVSLEPGDWLVQNAANSGVGRCIIQLAREMGVKTVNFVRRPDELRDELTALGADLVVGEDDGDVVKNTLARLDGKRPVLASNAVGGESALRLMDMLAPGGSMVTYGAMSRKSIKVPNGFLIFKGIKLEGLWVTQWLKNAPVSEIEAAYDKLARLMADGRLKQAVDTVYPLSDVRKAVEKAQEEFRSGKVVLSMDCA encoded by the coding sequence ATGAGTGAGAATCATTATGCAGAGTTTTCCGAATGCAGCATGAAGCCCCAGGAGGTGCTGGAATACGTTTCCGGCTCCATTCCTGTTCCGGAGGAGGGAGAAGTTCTGGTCCGGATGAAGGCTGCCCCGATCAATCCGGCGGACATCAATTTTGTACAGGGAGTTTATGGTCTGAAGCCCGTACTGCCGCACTCCCGCGCCGGCCTGGAAGGCTGTGGCGTGGTGCAGGAGTCTCGCGCAGAGGGATTCCGTGAAGGAGATGAAGTGATTCTCCTGCGCGGCGTGGGTTCCTGGAGCGAGTATGTGGCGGTTCCCTCCGTGAATGTGATGAAACTTCCGGTGAAGGTGGATCCCGTCCAGGCGGCCATGCTGAAGGTGAATCCCCTGACCGCCCTGCGCATGCTGGAAGGGTTCGTTTCCCTGGAGCCGGGGGATTGGCTGGTGCAGAATGCCGCCAATTCCGGAGTGGGAAGGTGCATTATTCAACTGGCCCGTGAAATGGGCGTGAAGACAGTGAATTTTGTGAGAAGGCCGGATGAACTGAGGGATGAACTGACTGCGCTGGGCGCCGATCTGGTGGTGGGAGAGGATGACGGGGATGTGGTAAAGAATACGCTGGCCCGTCTGGATGGAAAGAGGCCTGTGCTGGCTTCCAACGCCGTGGGCGGAGAAAGCGCCCTGCGCCTGATGGATATGCTGGCTCCCGGCGGGAGCATGGTGACGTACGGGGCCATGAGCCGGAAGAGCATCAAGGTGCCGAACGGTTTTCTGATTTTCAAAGGTATTAAACTGGAAGGGCTGTGGGTGACTCAGTGGCTTAAGAATGCCCCTGTTTCAGAGATTGAGGCCGCCTATGACAAGCTGGCGCGCCTGATGGCGGACGGCAGGTTGAAGCAGGCCGTGGACACCGTTTATCCGCTGAGCGATGTGCGGAAAGCTGTGGAGAAGGCCCAGGAGGAGTTCCGCAGCGGCAAGGTGGTGCTGAGCATGGATTGCGCCTGA
- the ruvX gene encoding Holliday junction resolvase RuvX — MTSPHPALGIDYGEARIGIAATDPVGIMAHPVETIHRHQTDGISRIVQLVQERGIRTLVLGLPVRMDGTEGTAAAKVRAFGRELAAALPGIPLIFMDECLTTVIAQEKLHAAGKKAKNFRPIIDQVAAVEILNTWLDSTLG, encoded by the coding sequence ATGACCAGTCCGCACCCCGCTCTGGGCATCGATTACGGAGAAGCCCGCATCGGCATTGCCGCCACGGACCCCGTGGGCATCATGGCCCATCCCGTAGAAACCATCCACAGGCATCAGACGGACGGAATTTCCCGCATTGTCCAACTCGTCCAGGAACGGGGAATACGTACTCTGGTGCTGGGTCTTCCCGTCCGCATGGACGGCACGGAAGGAACAGCCGCGGCCAAGGTGCGCGCTTTCGGCAGGGAACTGGCCGCAGCCCTTCCCGGCATTCCCCTGATCTTCATGGATGAATGCCTCACCACCGTCATTGCCCAGGAAAAACTGCACGCCGCCGGCAAAAAGGCAAAAAATTTCCGCCCCATCATCGACCAGGTAGCCGCTGTGGAAATACTCAACACCTGGCTTGATTCCACGCTGGGCTGA
- a CDS encoding mannose-1-phosphate guanylyltransferase: protein MNQYALILAGGSGTRFWPLSRDHRPKQLLNMFGEGTLLRQAIDRLDGLVPRQNIFILTNHLQEAEVRRQAHDIPVDNIISEPVRRDTAPAIALGIGLIKAADPHGVMLVIPSDQLIQDQESFRTLMKAAMDTAAREKALVTVGIKPTWPCPSYGYIERGEEIHSVPGCSCREVIQFREKPDTATAAAYLSRGNFCWNAGMFVWSIPAVCEQLDKHCPELASFVEHVADSPVPQETIREEFPALTPISIDFALMEHADRVLNIEATFDWDDVGSWISVANYLETHNKNTTNTDITVQNASGNIVFSQKGDKHVALLGVENLIVVETADAILIADKNKADEIKKIVNQLPDELR from the coding sequence ATGAACCAATACGCTCTTATTCTGGCCGGCGGCAGCGGAACCCGTTTCTGGCCCCTCTCCCGCGACCACCGCCCCAAACAGCTCCTGAACATGTTCGGGGAAGGAACCCTCCTCCGCCAGGCCATCGACAGGCTGGACGGGCTGGTGCCACGGCAAAACATCTTTATCCTGACTAACCATCTGCAGGAAGCGGAAGTGCGCCGCCAGGCCCACGATATTCCCGTGGACAACATCATTTCCGAACCCGTGCGCCGGGACACGGCTCCCGCCATCGCCCTGGGCATCGGACTCATCAAGGCGGCGGACCCGCACGGAGTCATGCTCGTCATCCCCTCCGACCAGCTCATTCAGGACCAGGAATCCTTCCGCACCCTGATGAAAGCCGCCATGGACACGGCTGCCAGGGAAAAAGCGCTTGTCACTGTGGGGATCAAGCCTACCTGGCCCTGCCCCTCCTACGGCTACATTGAACGCGGAGAGGAAATCCACTCCGTTCCGGGCTGTTCCTGCCGTGAAGTCATTCAATTCCGAGAAAAACCGGACACGGCCACGGCCGCAGCCTACCTGAGCCGGGGCAATTTCTGCTGGAACGCCGGCATGTTCGTCTGGAGCATTCCCGCCGTGTGCGAACAGCTGGACAAGCACTGCCCGGAACTGGCCTCCTTCGTGGAACACGTTGCCGATTCTCCGGTTCCGCAGGAAACCATCCGGGAAGAATTTCCGGCGCTCACCCCCATTTCCATAGACTTCGCGCTCATGGAGCATGCGGACAGAGTGCTGAACATAGAAGCCACCTTTGACTGGGACGACGTAGGTTCCTGGATCTCCGTAGCCAACTATCTGGAAACCCACAATAAAAACACCACCAACACGGACATCACCGTGCAGAACGCCTCCGGCAATATTGTTTTCTCCCAGAAGGGAGACAAACACGTGGCCCTGCTGGGCGTGGAAAACCTGATTGTGGTGGAAACGGCGGACGCCATCCTCATTGCAGATAAAAACAAGGCGGACGAAATCAAGAAAATCGTCAACCAGCTGCCGGACGAACTCAGATGA
- a CDS encoding isoprenyl transferase: MLTIPKEKLPTHIACIMDGNGRWANSRHLPRQAGHRAGADTVERCADFCITHNIPWLTLYAFSSENWNRPKTEVHALMLLLHEFLKKRLRQMMEKGVRLHAIGDLSRLPARTRKLLQDSLEATSGNTRLNLVLAISYGSRGEIAAAARKIAEKVSRGELHPDAVTENLFSEYLDTAGMPEPDLLIRTSGEMRVSNFLLWQISYAEIYVTDTLWPDFCDRDMEAALLDYSRRKRRFGAL, translated from the coding sequence TGCCGACTCACATCGCCTGCATCATGGACGGCAACGGCCGCTGGGCAAACAGCCGTCATCTGCCGCGGCAGGCAGGCCACCGGGCGGGAGCGGATACAGTGGAGCGCTGTGCGGACTTCTGCATAACCCACAATATTCCCTGGCTCACTCTTTACGCCTTTTCCTCGGAAAACTGGAACCGCCCGAAGACGGAAGTGCACGCGTTAATGCTCCTGCTGCACGAATTTCTGAAAAAACGCCTTCGCCAAATGATGGAAAAAGGCGTGCGCCTCCACGCCATAGGCGACCTTTCCCGTCTTCCCGCCCGCACCCGGAAACTGCTTCAGGACAGTCTGGAAGCCACTTCGGGAAACACCAGGCTCAATCTGGTTCTGGCCATTTCCTACGGCAGCCGTGGGGAAATCGCCGCCGCCGCCAGAAAAATAGCGGAAAAAGTCTCCCGCGGAGAACTCCATCCGGACGCCGTAACGGAAAACCTGTTCAGCGAGTATCTGGACACCGCCGGCATGCCGGAACCGGACCTGCTTATCCGCACCTCCGGAGAAATGCGCGTCTCCAACTTTCTTCTGTGGCAAATCAGCTACGCGGAAATTTACGTGACGGACACGTTATGGCCGGACTTTTGCGACCGGGACATGGAAGCCGCCCTGCTGGACTACTCCCGCAGAAAGCGCCGTTTCGGAGCGCTCTGA